The Methanocalculus natronophilus genome window below encodes:
- a CDS encoding metallophosphoesterase family protein — MMKVLLIADLHGTYDSIDQLLETEPDCLFIAGDLTQFGPIEEITSFLKRLSLPVFAVPGNCDPRDSLSCIDDSNAVCLHGQSFTIGSVTIAGIGGSNPTPFNTAFECSEEEIDQIMQDMISTMQKNQTNILISHAPPHGLLDEVQPGVHAGSVSIRKHLGAFDIVCCAHIHEQRGVVQEGSTWVVNPGPGSEGYGALIVIGDEEGDIIIDLIDSSPEGAQDNSL; from the coding sequence ATGATGAAAGTATTGCTTATTGCTGATCTCCACGGCACCTATGACTCAATCGACCAGCTTCTTGAGACCGAACCCGATTGCCTCTTTATTGCAGGTGACCTGACCCAGTTTGGCCCTATTGAAGAGATAACGTCGTTTCTGAAGCGTCTCTCCCTCCCGGTCTTTGCCGTGCCGGGCAACTGCGATCCACGTGACTCGCTTTCCTGCATTGATGATTCGAATGCAGTCTGCCTGCATGGTCAGTCCTTTACGATTGGATCTGTTACCATTGCAGGGATCGGGGGCTCCAATCCAACGCCTTTTAATACCGCGTTTGAATGTTCAGAAGAGGAGATAGATCAGATCATGCAGGATATGATCAGCACGATGCAGAAGAACCAGACGAATATTCTCATCTCCCATGCCCCCCCACATGGTCTCCTGGATGAGGTGCAGCCTGGTGTTCATGCAGGGTCAGTCAGTATCAGAAAGCACCTGGGTGCGTTTGATATCGTCTGTTGTGCGCATATTCACGAGCAGCGGGGTGTAGTCCAGGAAGGGAGCACCTGGGTTGTCAATCCAGGGCCCGGCTCTGAAGGCTATGGTGCCCTGATTGTTATTGGAGACGAGGAGGGTGATATCATAATCGATCTCATTGATTCTTCTCCAGAAGGAGCTCAAGATAACTCTCTGTGA
- the tgtA gene encoding tRNA guanosine(15) transglycosylase TgtA codes for MSIQFEIMHKDIAGRVGKLTVGGKRIRTPALLPVVNPHIQIIPPAEMAAMGIEGLITNAYIFSKSAEFRDEALHRGLHDLLGFDGLIMTDSGSFQLSVYGSVDTTNETTISFQRDIGSDIWVPLDIPTHPDSPRSTVESDLAVTMSRLREAKELFGDDAPLAGPVQGGLHLDLRERAGQETGDLGFSFCPIGAVVPLLEAYRYRELVGSVLAAKRGLPSSACVHLFGAGHPSMFALAVAMGCDIFDSAAYALYAREGRYITPAGTLKLAEMAELPCACSVCRSHTAEELKRSPEKERLLATHNLAVTQAEIARIRLSIQEGTLFELVDERCRAHPRLLDGYRELLKHTPDLERFDRATKRRFFYRGDESCSRTEVIRFHEMISRITLGDHALILCGGPKPTGFDDYLELRPPFGAVPIELSETFPAGQAEVPAWDDAMLRSAFRGIDALLAANKQTRITFSADPDHADLFRKQFPGAVVIT; via the coding sequence ATGTCCATACAGTTTGAAATCATGCACAAGGATATCGCCGGGAGGGTTGGGAAACTGACCGTCGGAGGGAAGCGGATTCGAACTCCGGCTCTCCTTCCTGTTGTGAATCCGCATATCCAGATCATCCCGCCTGCCGAGATGGCAGCAATGGGCATTGAAGGACTGATCACCAATGCCTATATCTTCTCAAAGAGTGCCGAGTTCCGCGACGAGGCGCTGCACCGGGGACTCCACGATCTCCTCGGGTTTGATGGCCTGATCATGACGGACTCAGGATCGTTTCAGCTCTCGGTCTATGGATCAGTTGATACAACAAATGAGACAACCATCAGTTTCCAGCGGGATATCGGCAGTGACATCTGGGTGCCTCTGGATATACCGACACACCCGGATTCGCCCCGTTCAACCGTGGAATCTGATCTGGCTGTCACGATGAGCCGTCTTCGCGAGGCAAAAGAGCTCTTCGGGGATGATGCTCCGCTTGCGGGTCCGGTACAGGGCGGGCTTCATCTGGATCTGAGGGAGCGTGCAGGCCAGGAGACAGGCGACCTCGGCTTCTCGTTCTGCCCGATCGGTGCGGTTGTCCCGCTCCTTGAAGCATACCGGTACAGGGAGCTTGTCGGATCTGTTCTCGCAGCAAAACGCGGCCTCCCCTCATCTGCCTGTGTCCACCTCTTTGGAGCAGGCCACCCGTCGATGTTCGCACTTGCTGTTGCTATGGGCTGTGATATCTTCGACTCGGCTGCCTATGCCCTCTATGCCCGGGAAGGCAGATACATTACCCCTGCAGGAACCCTGAAGCTGGCGGAGATGGCAGAGCTCCCCTGTGCCTGTTCTGTCTGCCGTTCACATACCGCAGAGGAGCTGAAGCGTTCCCCTGAGAAGGAGCGCCTCCTTGCAACCCACAACCTCGCTGTCACCCAGGCCGAAATAGCCAGAATACGGCTCTCCATCCAGGAGGGGACGCTCTTTGAACTTGTGGATGAACGGTGCCGTGCACACCCGAGGCTCCTTGATGGATACCGTGAGCTGCTGAAACATACACCGGATCTCGAGCGTTTTGATCGTGCAACGAAACGGAGGTTCTTCTACAGGGGAGATGAGTCATGCAGCAGGACCGAGGTGATCAGGTTCCACGAGATGATCTCCCGGATCACGCTTGGAGATCATGCCCTTATCCTCTGCGGGGGCCCAAAACCAACTGGATTTGATGATTACCTTGAGCTGAGACCGCCTTTTGGCGCAGTCCCAATTGAGCTCTCAGAAACATTTCCGGCTGGCCAGGCAGAGGTTCCGGCATGGGATGATGCAATGCTCAGATCAGC
- a CDS encoding DUF126 domain-containing protein, which produces MIIKGRSIAQGKAEGELVVTDTPLSFLSGVDPETGIVIEKGHPLEGVSISGKVLAFPFGKGSTVGSYVIYALRKNNCAPAAILNEEAEAIIAVGAIISKIPMVDRPEGGISSLKSGITVTVDGDRGEVIVSGSQ; this is translated from the coding sequence GTGATAATCAAAGGCCGATCCATTGCACAGGGTAAGGCAGAGGGGGAACTGGTTGTAACAGACACCCCTCTCTCCTTTCTCTCAGGCGTCGATCCAGAGACAGGTATAGTCATTGAGAAGGGCCACCCTCTTGAAGGAGTCTCGATCTCTGGAAAAGTTCTTGCATTTCCCTTTGGGAAGGGTTCAACTGTTGGATCCTATGTGATCTATGCCCTCAGGAAAAACAATTGTGCACCTGCTGCCATCCTGAATGAGGAGGCTGAGGCTATCATTGCGGTTGGTGCAATCATCTCGAAAATTCCGATGGTAGATCGCCCGGAAGGTGGTATCTCCTCCCTGAAAAGCGGCATAACCGTTACTGTTGATGGTGACAGGGGCGAAGTCATTGTCAGCGGGTCACAGTAG
- a CDS encoding TIGR00296 family protein has product MKLLSEEEGQTGLTLAKVIVDAVVSGKQYNHPPLPAIFSEKRGVFVTLNKNGALRGCIGIPLPVMSLADALYEAAASAARSDPRFPPVKEHELSRISLELTVLSVPEEIQRPPSERDKEVIVGRHGLIVQGMGRSGLLLPQVATDHAWEPGEFLDQTCIKAGLTPGCWQREEITVLRFEGQIFRE; this is encoded by the coding sequence ATGAAGCTTCTTTCAGAGGAGGAAGGGCAAACCGGTCTTACCCTGGCCAAAGTAATCGTTGATGCGGTGGTATCAGGAAAGCAATACAATCACCCTCCCCTCCCTGCAATATTTTCAGAGAAACGGGGTGTTTTTGTAACCCTGAACAAAAACGGGGCACTGCGAGGGTGCATAGGCATCCCCCTCCCCGTGATGAGCCTTGCTGATGCACTCTACGAGGCTGCTGCCTCTGCTGCACGAAGCGATCCCCGGTTTCCCCCGGTGAAAGAGCATGAACTATCCCGGATAAGCCTTGAACTGACAGTTCTCTCTGTTCCAGAAGAGATCCAAAGACCTCCTTCGGAGAGGGACAAAGAAGTCATTGTCGGCAGGCACGGTCTTATAGTGCAGGGTATGGGAAGAAGCGGCCTGCTCCTGCCCCAGGTGGCAACAGACCATGCCTGGGAGCCAGGAGAATTTCTTGATCAGACCTGCATAAAAGCCGGCCTCACCCCCGGGTGCTGGCAGAGGGAAGAGATAACTGTTCTGAGATTCGAGGGGCAGATTTTTAGGGAGTAA
- a CDS encoding XRE family transcriptional regulator, producing MHIPTAEEIRSARRRLGMTQADLARRSGISQSMVARIERGSVDPRVSTLQRIVLVLTAAELPVVTAGSVMHSPVECVSPDDTILAAVEKMDRMAFSQIPVLQDGVPVGCISEGAILSALGEQRHQKGYHPTVRDYMEASFPTVPPEIEIETVVGILEQHHAVLVMKGGRVEGVITKHDLISLIVG from the coding sequence ATGCACATTCCTACTGCCGAGGAGATCCGATCTGCCCGGAGACGTCTCGGAATGACGCAGGCAGATCTCGCCCGCCGATCAGGGATCAGCCAGTCGATGGTGGCCCGTATCGAACGTGGATCGGTAGACCCAAGAGTCAGTACACTTCAGAGGATTGTTTTGGTGCTGACTGCAGCAGAACTGCCGGTTGTCACTGCGGGCAGTGTCATGCATTCACCGGTGGAGTGTGTCTCCCCGGACGATACAATTCTGGCAGCTGTTGAAAAGATGGACAGGATGGCGTTCTCCCAGATCCCTGTCCTCCAGGATGGCGTACCTGTTGGATGCATCTCAGAAGGTGCCATCCTCTCCGCATTAGGGGAGCAGCGGCACCAGAAAGGGTATCATCCGACTGTCAGGGACTATATGGAGGCGAGTTTTCCAACTGTGCCTCCTGAGATCGAGATTGAGACGGTTGTTGGGATTCTCGAACAGCACCATGCGGTCCTTGTCATGAAAGGTGGGCGGGTTGAGGGGGTTATCACCAAGCATGACCTGATATCCCTCATCGTTGGATAA
- a CDS encoding TIGR04013 family B12-binding domain/radical SAM domain-containing protein produces the protein MRIVWREIRAARNTYAVLFAACTESGYHLELSSAPDGDITCYSINSINEPLFREEIGDAPGITIVGGPHAAACYREVAHYADYVIVGEGEKTLPRLLDAICRGSTNPVPGVATQDGYTPADHTVLLDAYPCFLQVKGYLEISRGCPYACTYCQTPRIFGTRMRHRSLDSIEASARRVSDARFVTPNALAYGSDGRTPRYDLVEKLLKRLAGKRIWFGTFPSEVRPDWITGEALEMIALYTDNTRIHFGAQSGSDQILSMIQRGHTVADVFNAIDLCCSHGFQPVIDIIVGFPGETGEDSEETMELVRYATRFGTVHMHYFMPIPGTPLAGAHPSPLQPQHEKAFGSLALSGKVTGYWTPPERRFLNL, from the coding sequence ATGAGAATCGTCTGGCGGGAGATCAGGGCAGCCAGAAACACCTATGCAGTGCTGTTTGCTGCATGTACGGAGTCCGGATACCATCTGGAGTTATCAAGTGCCCCGGATGGGGATATCACCTGCTACAGCATAAACAGCATCAACGAACCTCTCTTTCGCGAGGAGATCGGGGATGCGCCCGGCATCACAATCGTCGGGGGCCCGCATGCAGCTGCCTGCTACCGTGAGGTTGCACACTATGCTGATTATGTCATTGTCGGTGAAGGGGAGAAGACTCTCCCCCGTCTCCTTGATGCCATCTGCAGAGGATCCACAAACCCGGTTCCCGGTGTTGCGACACAGGATGGCTATACCCCGGCAGACCATACAGTCCTCCTGGATGCATACCCCTGTTTTCTCCAGGTAAAAGGATACCTTGAGATCTCGCGCGGCTGCCCGTATGCCTGCACCTACTGCCAGACCCCCCGGATATTCGGGACCAGGATGCGGCACAGGAGCCTTGATTCAATCGAAGCATCGGCACGCCGGGTATCCGATGCCCGGTTTGTCACCCCGAATGCGCTTGCCTATGGGTCAGATGGCAGAACTCCCCGTTATGATCTGGTGGAAAAGCTGTTGAAGCGCCTGGCAGGAAAACGGATCTGGTTTGGTACGTTCCCCTCAGAAGTCCGTCCGGACTGGATCACCGGGGAGGCACTGGAGATGATCGCTCTGTATACGGATAACACCAGGATTCATTTTGGCGCACAGTCCGGAAGCGATCAGATCCTCTCGATGATTCAGAGGGGGCATACTGTCGCGGATGTTTTCAATGCAATTGACCTCTGCTGCTCTCATGGCTTTCAGCCGGTCATCGATATCATCGTTGGTTTTCCAGGTGAAACCGGAGAGGATAGCGAGGAAACAATGGAGCTGGTGCGCTATGCGACCCGGTTTGGAACGGTTCATATGCACTATTTCATGCCGATCCCGGGAACCCCGCTTGCAGGTGCCCATCCGAGCCCGCTCCAACCCCAACATGAGAAAGCTTTCGGCTCTCTTGCTCTCTCCGGAAAAGTTACCGGGTACTGGACGCCACCGGAACGAAGGTTTTTGAATCTGTGA
- the tpiA gene encoding triose-phosphate isomerase encodes MQSPFILINFKTYREGTGYLADRIARAAQAVMEDMGVRIAIAPHYTEMRRLAKHYSIPVFAQHIDGVGGGAYTGHTPAFMVKSAGGVGTLINHSEKRLALAEIEAALAAAREEELTSVICTNNILTTAAGAALGPDYVAIEPPELIGSGISVAKADPEIIAGSVKAAEQQNDRVLVLAGAGIQSGECLRTALDLGCAGVLLASGVVKAEDPEAVLLDLVSMV; translated from the coding sequence ATGCAATCTCCCTTCATCCTCATCAATTTCAAGACATACAGGGAAGGAACCGGCTACCTGGCAGACAGGATTGCACGGGCAGCCCAGGCCGTGATGGAGGATATGGGTGTTCGCATTGCCATTGCACCCCATTATACCGAGATGCGCAGGCTTGCAAAACACTATAGTATCCCGGTCTTTGCCCAGCATATCGATGGTGTGGGTGGAGGCGCATATACGGGCCATACCCCTGCGTTCATGGTGAAAAGTGCCGGAGGTGTCGGAACGCTCATCAATCATTCAGAGAAGCGGCTCGCACTTGCAGAGATAGAGGCAGCACTTGCCGCTGCCCGCGAAGAGGAACTCACCTCCGTTATCTGTACAAATAATATCCTTACCACTGCCGCCGGGGCGGCTCTTGGACCTGACTATGTCGCAATTGAGCCGCCTGAGCTGATCGGATCCGGCATCTCGGTTGCAAAAGCCGATCCTGAGATCATCGCTGGGTCAGTGAAAGCAGCAGAACAGCAGAATGATCGGGTTCTGGTCCTGGCGGGAGCTGGGATCCAGTCGGGCGAGTGCCTCCGTACTGCCCTGGATCTCGGCTGTGCCGGTGTTTTGCTTGCATCCGGGGTTGTGAAGGCAGAGGATCCCGAAGCAGTGCTTCTTGACCTGGTATCAATGGTCTGA
- a CDS encoding multiprotein bridging factor aMBF1: MQPQQCEACGQLIKGRSKTVRIEGSQPMTVCDRCARLGTEVQAPASPRPAPGKVSSGTSRQAPMPARRKRDVFDFIGGDIVEDYPERIREARLAKGMSQKDLALELKEKEHLIKKIENGDLIPEDAVRKKIEAALGIRLVEAEDTLDDTKSGGKTQTTLGDVISVKRK, translated from the coding sequence ATGCAACCACAACAGTGTGAGGCCTGTGGACAACTCATCAAAGGCCGATCAAAAACCGTCAGGATTGAAGGATCACAGCCAATGACCGTATGTGACAGGTGTGCACGGCTTGGAACCGAGGTGCAGGCACCGGCCTCTCCCCGCCCGGCTCCGGGAAAGGTTTCTTCCGGCACATCGAGACAGGCTCCTATGCCTGCCCGGCGGAAACGCGATGTCTTCGATTTCATTGGCGGGGATATCGTCGAGGATTATCCTGAGCGAATCCGGGAAGCCCGTCTTGCAAAAGGGATGAGCCAGAAGGATCTGGCTCTTGAACTAAAAGAGAAAGAGCATCTCATCAAAAAGATTGAAAACGGCGATCTGATACCTGAGGATGCCGTCAGAAAGAAGATCGAGGCTGCACTGGGCATCCGGCTGGTTGAGGCTGAAGATACATTGGATGACACAAAATCCGGGGGGAAAACCCAGACAACCCTTGGTGATGTCATCTCAGTCAAGAGGAAGTAA
- a CDS encoding FKBP-type peptidyl-prolyl cis-trans isomerase, translated as MAIEKGVFINLSYTGSIEGIPFDTTSEEVAKEAGIFNESARYGPMLIKVGNNHVIPGLDEALEGADVGVEQEVTVPPEKGFGPHEKEKVQAYPLKAFEKKPAVGMRITVEKREGVVVDIIGQRAVVDFNHPIAGKTLDYTFTIEEVVEDDEEKMKGLIRLFSGRDMDLTLEDEKVTLHLPPGINYDQRWFLWRGTVVQELFGVRDSVSEIVFMETFKRPEEAAES; from the coding sequence ATGGCAATTGAGAAAGGAGTTTTCATAAACCTCTCCTATACCGGATCCATTGAAGGTATCCCCTTTGATACGACCAGCGAAGAGGTTGCAAAAGAAGCAGGCATCTTTAATGAATCTGCACGCTATGGGCCGATGCTCATCAAAGTCGGGAACAACCATGTGATTCCGGGCCTTGATGAAGCGCTTGAGGGTGCTGACGTAGGTGTGGAACAGGAAGTCACTGTCCCCCCGGAGAAGGGTTTTGGACCGCATGAGAAAGAGAAGGTTCAGGCCTACCCGCTGAAGGCATTTGAGAAGAAGCCGGCAGTCGGCATGCGGATCACCGTTGAAAAGCGGGAAGGTGTCGTCGTTGATATCATCGGCCAGCGGGCTGTTGTTGATTTCAACCACCCGATAGCAGGCAAGACGCTTGACTATACCTTCACCATTGAAGAGGTGGTTGAAGATGACGAGGAGAAGATGAAAGGGCTTATCCGCCTCTTTTCCGGCAGGGATATGGATCTCACACTTGAGGACGAAAAAGTCACGCTTCACCTCCCTCCCGGAATCAATTATGATCAGCGGTGGTTCCTCTGGCGTGGAACAGTTGTACAGGAACTATTCGGTGTCCGCGATTCTGTCAGCGAGATTGTCTTCATGGAGACATTCAAGCGGCCTGAAGAAGCAGCTGAATCGTGA
- a CDS encoding DUF5804 family protein: MQVIFIPKPGIDLYRTLLLSETSRMILRFYSPRRRDDGCVEVPVATLGSALSLASELRWYIRRYTSVTLFKTRDGIVISKNLAKEIYERSLPYPGEDWPYSYTCSIHQPGKPDQQLVILCLEGERPESSRKHQTATSDTPEADTGFEDSEFDSQKDPEFKPDPES, from the coding sequence ATGCAGGTCATTTTTATTCCCAAGCCCGGAATTGACCTGTACCGCACTCTTTTACTCTCTGAAACGAGCAGGATGATCCTGCGGTTCTATTCACCCAGGAGACGGGATGACGGGTGTGTTGAAGTGCCTGTTGCAACGCTTGGATCTGCGCTCTCCCTGGCATCTGAGCTTCGCTGGTACATCAGGCGATACACATCAGTTACACTCTTCAAAACCAGAGACGGAATCGTCATCTCCAAAAACCTTGCAAAGGAGATCTATGAGCGGAGTCTCCCCTATCCCGGGGAGGACTGGCCATACTCATATACCTGTAGCATACACCAGCCAGGCAAACCGGATCAGCAGCTTGTGATTCTCTGTCTTGAGGGGGAAAGGCCTGAATCATCCAGGAAGCATCAGACTGCGACGTCAGATACCCCGGAAGCGGACACAGGTTTTGAAGATTCAGAGTTTGATTCCCAAAAAGACCCCGAATTTAAACCTGATCCTGAGAGCTGA
- a CDS encoding proteasome-activating nucleotidase, giving the protein MAVKSRTPEDSRVPESRGSEDTYRVVLERLTELETRNQELREELRQSRTDRQYLETQKVRYEREVRKLRSEIEQMRSPPLIIGTIVDVVDSTRVVVRSSAGPKFLVRSSQFINVDDLKPGVRCTMNQQTLAIVEVLPSTYDAQVYGMEVETRPTESYADIGGLIHQITEVREAIELPLKKPHLFEQVGIIPPKGILLHGPPGTGKTLLARAVAHETDATFLRVVGSELVQKYIGEGARLVRELFESAKKNAPSIIFIDEIDAIGASRGQETSSGDREVHRTLMQLLAGMDGFESRGDVKIIGATNRIDILDIALLRPGRFDRIIEIPLPDVEGRLSILKIHAKQISLADDVDLAKIATITEGKNGADLSAICMEAGMFAIREERTKVTQADFEKATKKIFSDFEKDRYLPSSSTGAMFA; this is encoded by the coding sequence ATGGCAGTCAAATCCCGCACCCCAGAGGATTCACGTGTGCCAGAGTCACGTGGATCAGAAGATACCTACCGGGTGGTTCTTGAGCGTCTGACGGAACTCGAGACGCGGAATCAGGAGTTGCGGGAAGAACTCCGCCAATCCAGAACCGATCGCCAGTACCTGGAGACCCAGAAGGTCAGGTATGAGCGTGAAGTCCGCAAACTCCGATCTGAGATTGAACAGATGCGGAGTCCCCCACTCATCATCGGGACAATCGTGGATGTGGTTGACAGTACCCGTGTGGTCGTCAGGAGCAGTGCAGGCCCGAAATTCCTTGTGCGAAGCTCCCAGTTTATCAATGTCGACGATCTCAAGCCAGGCGTCCGGTGCACCATGAACCAGCAGACGCTGGCAATTGTGGAGGTACTCCCCTCAACCTATGATGCACAGGTCTATGGAATGGAAGTTGAAACCCGGCCAACAGAGAGCTACGCCGATATTGGTGGCTTGATACATCAGATAACCGAAGTCCGTGAAGCAATTGAGCTGCCACTCAAAAAACCCCATCTCTTTGAACAGGTCGGTATCATTCCACCCAAAGGCATCCTCCTCCATGGACCGCCTGGAACAGGAAAGACGCTTCTTGCACGAGCAGTAGCGCATGAAACCGATGCAACATTCCTCCGTGTTGTCGGATCTGAACTTGTACAGAAATATATCGGAGAAGGTGCGCGGCTTGTCCGGGAACTTTTTGAGAGCGCGAAGAAGAACGCACCTTCGATCATCTTCATCGATGAGATCGACGCAATCGGTGCGTCACGGGGCCAGGAGACCTCGTCAGGTGACCGCGAGGTGCACCGTACCCTGATGCAGCTCCTTGCCGGTATGGACGGGTTTGAGTCACGCGGCGATGTCAAGATTATCGGGGCAACGAACCGGATAGATATTCTCGACATTGCCCTCCTCCGACCCGGCAGGTTTGATCGGATCATCGAGATCCCACTCCCGGATGTTGAAGGCAGACTCTCGATACTGAAGATCCATGCAAAGCAGATATCGCTTGCAGACGATGTGGATCTGGCAAAGATCGCAACCATCACCGAGGGGAAGAACGGAGCTGACCTCTCTGCAATCTGTATGGAGGCAGGGATGTTTGCGATCCGCGAAGAGCGGACAAAGGTCACCCAGGCTGACTTTGAAAAGGCAACCAAAAAGATATTCTCGGATTTCGAGAAAGACCGGTATCTTCCCTCTTCAAGCACCGGGGCAATGTTTGCCTGA
- a CDS encoding proteasome-activating nucleotidase, producing MDETLIDNVSSDQTIQSQRLKELYESMVELREKVDAQHKEVQKLREENAQLKRENTQLKRLPLFVAAVIEKLPNGEVYLRQQGNNQEYITHANDEIYSLLKAGSKVAVNNALSIVKVVGTTFDARVRVMELDTSPSQTFDEIGGLTDEIEEVREAVEYPLTRPEVFKRLGVEPPKGILLYGPPGTGKTLIAKAIAHNANATFIRMSGSELVHKFIGEGAQLVRELFQLAREKAPSIVFIDEIDAVGSTRTHDGTSGSAEVQRTLMQLLAEMDGFNNRGEIRIMAATNRPDMLDPALLRPGRFDRLIEVPFPDEKARHEILKIHSKNLTLSDVDLDGIAKMAEGATGAELEAICREAGMIAVREGADSVNQDHFASAVAKLRQEAPEPDSRMYY from the coding sequence ATGGACGAAACCCTCATCGACAACGTATCCAGTGACCAGACGATTCAGTCCCAGAGGCTCAAAGAGCTGTATGAATCAATGGTTGAACTCCGCGAGAAGGTGGATGCCCAGCATAAGGAAGTTCAAAAGCTCCGGGAGGAGAACGCGCAGTTGAAGCGGGAGAATACCCAGCTCAAGCGCCTCCCGCTCTTTGTTGCTGCCGTTATCGAGAAGCTGCCAAATGGCGAGGTCTATCTCCGCCAGCAGGGGAATAACCAGGAATATATCACCCATGCAAATGATGAGATCTATTCGCTTCTCAAGGCTGGTTCCAAGGTTGCCGTCAATAATGCGCTCTCCATTGTCAAGGTCGTCGGTACGACCTTTGATGCACGAGTCAGGGTGATGGAGCTGGACACTTCCCCTTCACAGACATTTGACGAGATTGGCGGGCTGACAGATGAGATTGAAGAAGTGAGGGAAGCTGTCGAATACCCGCTGACCAGGCCGGAGGTCTTCAAACGCCTTGGTGTCGAGCCACCAAAAGGAATCCTCCTCTATGGGCCGCCTGGAACCGGAAAAACCCTGATTGCAAAGGCTATTGCCCATAATGCCAACGCCACCTTCATCAGGATGTCCGGTAGTGAGCTTGTCCATAAGTTCATAGGCGAAGGTGCACAGCTTGTCCGCGAACTCTTCCAGCTTGCCCGTGAAAAAGCGCCGTCTATCGTCTTTATCGATGAGATCGATGCTGTGGGCAGTACGAGAACCCATGACGGAACATCGGGTTCTGCAGAGGTGCAGCGGACTTTAATGCAGCTCTTAGCCGAGATGGACGGGTTCAACAACCGTGGTGAGATCCGGATCATGGCCGCAACCAACCGCCCGGATATGCTTGACCCGGCACTCCTCCGCCCCGGCAGGTTTGACAGGCTGATTGAAGTTCCATTCCCCGATGAGAAGGCACGCCACGAGATACTGAAGATTCATTCAAAGAACCTCACACTGAGTGATGTGGATCTCGACGGGATTGCAAAGATGGCAGAGGGTGCAACCGGGGCAGAACTTGAAGCAATCTGCCGGGAAGCGGGCATGATAGCCGTCCGTGAAGGTGCAGATTCAGTGAACCAGGACCACTTTGCATCTGCTGTTGCAAAGCTCAGGCAGGAAGCACCTGAGCCGGACAGCAGGATGTACTACTGA
- the cyaB gene encoding class IV adenylate cyclase, translating to MLEIEIKVHVQDLQAIRERILASGAPLLGEGIEYDAYYTSPDRNFAATDEALRLREADNYALLTYKGPKTGSGSFKAREELNVRVESLDVMDLILQRIGFSKTASVRKHRESYSIGRATVTLDSVDELGLFAEIEAAAGLSQEESEKEIERVAEEYGIIGERLTESYLELLLEKNQ from the coding sequence ATGCTTGAGATTGAGATAAAAGTACATGTGCAGGACTTACAGGCAATCCGTGAACGTATCCTTGCATCAGGAGCACCACTCCTTGGCGAGGGCATTGAGTATGATGCATATTATACCAGTCCTGATCGGAATTTTGCAGCGACTGATGAGGCGCTCCGCCTGAGAGAGGCAGATAACTACGCGCTTCTCACCTATAAAGGGCCAAAAACAGGATCGGGTTCTTTTAAGGCACGTGAAGAGTTGAATGTACGCGTAGAGTCGCTTGACGTGATGGATTTGATCCTGCAACGGATCGGGTTTTCCAAAACAGCATCTGTCAGGAAACACCGTGAGTCATATAGCATTGGGAGAGCTACTGTTACGCTTGATTCAGTTGACGAGCTCGGATTATTCGCCGAGATTGAGGCAGCCGCCGGATTATCACAGGAAGAGTCAGAAAAAGAGATTGAGAGGGTTGCAGAAGAATATGGAATTATTGGCGAGCGCCTCACAGAGAGTTATCTTGAGCTCCTTCTGGAGAAGAATCAATGA